One part of the Armatimonadota bacterium genome encodes these proteins:
- a CDS encoding response regulator, producing MAKRILITDDALFMRVTLKRILTDAGYEVVGEAANGLESVALYGDLKPDLVTMDITMPEMDGIEALKAIRGSNPEAVVVMCSAMGQQNLMVEALQAGAKEFITKPFQADKVIEVIKRHAA from the coding sequence ATGGCGAAACGCATCTTAATTACGGATGACGCGCTTTTCATGCGCGTCACATTGAAGCGCATCCTAACGGATGCCGGTTACGAAGTCGTCGGTGAGGCGGCCAACGGTCTTGAGTCTGTAGCTCTTTATGGGGACCTGAAGCCCGATTTGGTCACCATGGACATCACTATGCCGGAGATGGATGGAATCGAGGCTCTCAAGGCTATTCGAGGTTCAAATCCAGAGGCTGTCGTGGTCATGTGCTCGGCGATGGGACAGCAAAATTTGATGGTCGAAGCTCTTCAGGCCGGTGCAAAAGAGTTCATAACTAAGCCTTTTCAAGCCGATAAGGTTATTGAGGTCATCAAGCGTCACGCGGCGTGA
- the purH gene encoding bifunctional phosphoribosylaminoimidazolecarboxamide formyltransferase/IMP cyclohydrolase, producing the protein MSSSPRALLSVTDKSGIVDFATELSKRGFELISTGGTAKALRDAGLAVKDVSEVTGFPEMLDGRVKTLHPKVHGGILGIPGNPAHAEAMKGAGIEPIAMVVVNLYRFEETVAKPHTLEEAIESIDIGGPTMIRAAAKNHDSVAIVVDPGDYGAVLSALDSDGMAGLRPKLAAKAFRHTAYYDSAISNYLTQKFEGDPLAAETISFGFRKVQGFRYGENPHQTGALYSNSMNGVGLPQAHQLWGKELSYNNITDATGAWELVGDMPPTSCAIIKHANPCGAAVSGSFADSYRLARESDPISAFGGIAAFNGVVDKAAAEAMTEKGNFLEIVIAEGFDDDALEVFKGRSGWGQDVRLLKATLPAKASYLALKGIRGGAVIQHSDEDPGFEWTVATELKPTEAQMRALRLQWAIVQHVKSNAIVVGNDSRLLGVGAGQMNRVQSVRLAIAQAGDLVKGAVLASDAFFPFPDSIETASEHGIAAIVQPGGSKKDADVIAKANDLGIAMCLTGVRHFNH; encoded by the coding sequence GTGAGTTCTTCCCCGCGCGCCCTTCTCTCCGTCACCGATAAATCCGGCATCGTCGACTTTGCAACCGAGCTTTCCAAGCGCGGCTTCGAGCTGATTTCGACGGGTGGAACGGCCAAGGCTCTGCGCGATGCGGGGCTGGCGGTGAAGGACGTGAGCGAGGTCACCGGCTTTCCCGAAATGCTCGACGGGCGCGTGAAGACTCTGCACCCGAAGGTCCACGGCGGCATCCTCGGCATCCCGGGCAATCCGGCCCACGCAGAGGCGATGAAAGGCGCAGGGATCGAGCCGATCGCCATGGTGGTGGTGAACCTGTACCGGTTTGAGGAAACGGTAGCCAAACCGCACACGTTGGAGGAGGCTATCGAGTCGATCGACATTGGCGGTCCGACCATGATCCGCGCGGCGGCGAAGAACCATGACTCGGTGGCGATCGTGGTCGATCCGGGCGACTACGGCGCGGTGCTTTCGGCTTTGGATTCGGACGGCATGGCCGGGCTCCGACCCAAGCTGGCAGCCAAAGCTTTTCGGCACACGGCCTACTACGATTCAGCGATTTCCAACTACCTGACACAGAAGTTTGAGGGCGACCCCCTGGCGGCGGAGACAATCTCGTTTGGGTTCCGCAAGGTCCAGGGCTTCCGCTATGGCGAAAATCCGCACCAGACCGGCGCGCTGTACTCGAACTCGATGAACGGCGTCGGGCTGCCGCAAGCGCACCAGCTTTGGGGCAAGGAGCTTTCGTACAACAACATCACCGACGCGACTGGCGCATGGGAATTGGTGGGCGATATGCCGCCGACCTCCTGCGCGATCATCAAGCACGCGAACCCGTGTGGGGCGGCGGTGTCGGGGTCGTTCGCCGACAGCTACCGGCTGGCGCGGGAGTCCGATCCGATCAGCGCATTTGGCGGCATCGCGGCGTTCAACGGCGTGGTCGATAAGGCGGCGGCGGAAGCGATGACCGAAAAAGGCAACTTCCTGGAGATCGTCATTGCCGAGGGCTTCGACGACGACGCGTTGGAGGTGTTTAAGGGCCGCTCGGGATGGGGTCAGGACGTGCGTTTGCTGAAGGCGACTCTGCCGGCCAAGGCGTCGTATCTGGCGCTGAAGGGCATCCGCGGCGGAGCGGTGATCCAGCACTCGGACGAGGATCCCGGCTTTGAGTGGACGGTCGCGACCGAACTGAAGCCGACCGAGGCGCAGATGCGGGCGCTTCGCCTGCAGTGGGCGATCGTCCAGCATGTGAAGTCGAACGCCATCGTGGTGGGCAACGACTCGCGCCTGCTGGGTGTCGGCGCGGGGCAGATGAACCGCGTACAGTCGGTGCGGTTGGCCATCGCTCAGGCGGGCGACTTGGTGAAGGGCGCAGTGTTGGCGAGCGACGCGTTTTTCCCTTTCCCGGATTCGATCGAGACGGCGTCGGAGCATGGCATCGCGGCGATCGTTCAGCCGGGCGGAAGCAAGAAGGATGCGGATGTGATTGCGAAAGCGAATGATCTGGGGATCGCGATGTGCCTGACGGGCGTTCGGCACTTTAATCACTAG
- a CDS encoding competence/damage-inducible protein A, which translates to MNAEIVSVGTELLLGQIIDTHAATMARILAECGITCRHRATVGDNFDRVVETLRVALSRADVVVTIGGLGPTADDLTRDAIAAALDDTLEIVPEVEEKLKRFFAQRGVQWVASNGRQAQKPTCADLIDNPNGTAPGLVCRKNGKTVFALPGPRGEFDPMAYNQVKPMLERLGGGEVIHSRVLRVIGVGESLAEEKIKHLMVSENPTIAPYAQPMEVHLRVTARAASVSAAEALIDPAERAIREILGDAVYGTNLTTLEAAVIELLKARGETISTAESMTGGGLAGRLTSVDGSSQAFMGGVVTYTVGAKQTLLDAPTDMDLSNPVSADVARFMAESVRARLGTTYAMSVTGNAGPTSDVGGQPVGLTYIGIASPGGTHVEECKFRGIRADIRSRAEQTALRLVREAILAR; encoded by the coding sequence ATGAACGCCGAGATCGTTTCGGTGGGCACGGAGCTCCTTCTCGGCCAAATCATCGATACGCACGCCGCTACCATGGCGCGCATCCTTGCTGAATGCGGGATCACCTGCCGCCATCGCGCCACTGTCGGCGACAATTTTGACCGTGTGGTCGAGACCCTGCGGGTCGCCCTCAGCCGTGCCGATGTGGTGGTCACCATCGGCGGATTGGGCCCAACCGCCGATGACCTGACCCGCGATGCCATCGCTGCCGCCCTCGACGACACACTGGAAATCGTGCCCGAAGTGGAAGAGAAGCTCAAGCGGTTCTTCGCCCAGCGCGGCGTTCAGTGGGTCGCGTCGAACGGTCGCCAGGCCCAAAAGCCGACCTGCGCCGACCTGATCGACAACCCCAACGGCACCGCGCCGGGCCTCGTGTGCCGCAAGAACGGAAAGACCGTATTTGCGCTTCCCGGACCGCGCGGTGAGTTCGACCCGATGGCGTACAACCAGGTGAAGCCAATGCTGGAGCGCCTGGGTGGCGGCGAAGTGATCCACTCGCGTGTTCTGCGGGTCATTGGCGTCGGCGAGAGCCTCGCCGAAGAGAAGATCAAGCACCTGATGGTGTCTGAGAACCCGACCATCGCGCCATACGCTCAGCCGATGGAGGTTCACCTTCGAGTAACCGCCCGGGCCGCATCCGTGTCCGCCGCCGAAGCGCTGATCGATCCTGCCGAGCGGGCGATTCGCGAGATTCTGGGTGACGCCGTCTACGGGACAAATCTCACCACGCTCGAAGCGGCGGTGATTGAGCTTCTGAAGGCTCGCGGCGAGACGATCTCGACCGCCGAGTCGATGACCGGCGGCGGGCTCGCTGGACGATTGACCTCGGTCGACGGAAGCAGTCAGGCGTTCATGGGCGGCGTGGTGACCTACACCGTTGGCGCGAAGCAGACTCTGCTCGACGCGCCCACCGACATGGACCTCTCGAACCCAGTTTCGGCCGATGTCGCGCGCTTCATGGCCGAATCGGTCCGCGCTCGCCTCGGCACGACCTATGCGATGTCGGTCACCGGCAACGCCGGGCCGACTTCCGATGTCGGCGGTCAGCCGGTGGGATTGACGTACATCGGCATCGCCTCACCGGGCGGTACGCACGTCGAGGAATGCAAGTTCCGAGGCATCCGCGCCGATATCCGAAGCCGCGCCGAGCAGACGGCGTTGCGATTGGTACGCGAGGCGATCCTAGCCCGCTAG
- a CDS encoding dihydrofolate reductase has protein sequence MSVLTTLFIATSLDGYIAGPDDDVSWLFTDADYGFDEFYTTIDTLIMGRGTYDVVRKLGRWPYHGKRTMVVTRSEKLDITTPDTAYFNGSLPDLEKLLKEQGVRNSWLVGGGELVAGYLNAHLVEQVVVSVHPVLLGHGVPLFPTEIPRTRLELINAEAYDSGLVQLKYKIKRK, from the coding sequence ATTTCCGTGCTCACCACGCTTTTCATCGCAACGAGTCTCGACGGCTATATTGCGGGGCCCGATGACGATGTTTCTTGGCTGTTCACCGACGCCGACTACGGGTTCGATGAGTTCTATACAACCATCGACACCCTCATCATGGGGCGCGGAACCTACGACGTGGTGCGCAAGCTGGGCCGATGGCCGTACCACGGCAAGCGGACCATGGTCGTGACCCGAAGCGAAAAGCTGGACATTACCACTCCAGATACCGCCTACTTCAACGGCTCTCTGCCCGACCTGGAAAAGCTCCTCAAGGAGCAGGGTGTTCGCAACTCGTGGCTGGTGGGGGGCGGCGAGTTGGTGGCGGGCTACCTCAACGCGCACCTGGTGGAGCAGGTCGTGGTGTCGGTGCATCCAGTCCTGCTGGGACACGGCGTTCCGCTGTTCCCGACCGAGATTCCGCGCACGCGCCTGGAACTTATCAACGCCGAAGCCTACGATAGCGGCCTTGTTCAGTTAAAGTATAAGATAAAGCGGAAGTAG
- a CDS encoding M48 family metalloprotease has translation MSERIHLTGISPDAFVSDADKWALDKLKKLPLVPQLVAKFYEIGIDRWMYCYNMSSSIRCGPNQYPTLYNIMKESCKVMDMPEPELYVSNNPFPNAFAGGVERPYITLRSSMIDTMSNEELFFIMGHELGHIKADHVLYRSVGYLLFPLLELLGRRSMGASDIATYALYLAFFEWSRQAEFSCDRAGLLVGQDTRLASRSLIKLAAGPSRLADELNEEAFMEQARAYQDADSLDKLGKIVLFATFGKTLTHPMPVHRTQELERWIQSGAYERILSGEYAKVA, from the coding sequence ATGAGCGAACGAATTCATTTGACCGGGATCAGCCCGGATGCGTTTGTGAGCGACGCCGACAAATGGGCGCTCGACAAACTGAAGAAGCTGCCGCTGGTTCCGCAGCTCGTCGCCAAGTTTTATGAGATCGGCATCGACCGGTGGATGTATTGCTACAACATGAGCAGTTCGATCCGCTGCGGGCCTAACCAGTACCCCACGCTCTACAACATCATGAAGGAGTCGTGCAAGGTGATGGACATGCCGGAGCCGGAGCTTTACGTCTCCAACAACCCGTTCCCGAACGCGTTTGCGGGTGGGGTCGAGCGACCCTATATCACGCTGCGTTCGTCGATGATCGACACGATGTCGAACGAGGAGCTTTTCTTCATCATGGGCCACGAATTGGGGCATATCAAGGCCGACCACGTGCTGTATCGGTCGGTCGGGTACCTGCTGTTCCCTTTGCTGGAACTGCTGGGTCGGCGGTCGATGGGAGCGTCGGACATCGCGACCTATGCGCTGTATCTGGCGTTCTTCGAGTGGTCGCGTCAGGCCGAGTTTTCGTGCGATCGCGCCGGGCTGCTGGTGGGCCAGGATACACGGTTGGCGAGTCGATCGTTGATCAAGCTCGCGGCGGGCCCTTCGCGGCTGGCGGACGAGTTGAACGAAGAAGCGTTTATGGAGCAGGCGCGGGCGTATCAGGACGCGGATTCGCTCGATAAGCTCGGCAAGATCGTGCTGTTTGCGACGTTTGGCAAGACTCTGACGCATCCGATGCCGGTTCACCGCACGCAGGAGTTGGAGCGGTGGATTCAGTCGGGAGCATATGAGCGGATTTTGAGCGGCGAGTACGCGAAAGTGGCGTAG
- the nusB gene encoding transcription antitermination factor NusB, which produces MPLALDRGAPMTPFAWRRIARECALRALYTADLGQGSLSDALHLTIDSLEDEEQSEELVNGVELVDATLDLVDRFATALAEGTWKSRVSLDRAISAAIPDYDFSRLALVDRSVLRLALYELQNYPYIPPAVTLNEAIEMAKKYSTTESGKFVNGVLHTLLKQTEKANYDPKTAPKDPDLGEIEKIMRTPEPVVEEETVDADSEEGKIAKRYGVWKVKGDEKE; this is translated from the coding sequence ATGCCCCTCGCCCTGGATCGAGGTGCCCCAATGACCCCCTTCGCCTGGCGACGAATCGCTCGCGAATGCGCCCTCCGCGCGCTCTACACCGCTGACCTAGGCCAAGGCTCGCTGTCCGACGCCCTGCACCTCACCATCGACTCGCTCGAAGACGAAGAACAATCCGAAGAACTGGTCAACGGCGTCGAACTCGTCGACGCAACCCTCGATCTCGTCGACCGCTTCGCAACCGCTCTTGCCGAAGGCACCTGGAAATCCCGCGTCTCGCTCGACCGCGCCATCTCCGCCGCCATCCCCGACTACGACTTCTCCCGCCTCGCCCTCGTCGATCGCTCCGTCCTGCGGCTCGCCCTCTACGAACTGCAAAACTACCCCTACATTCCGCCCGCGGTCACCCTCAACGAGGCCATCGAAATGGCCAAAAAATACTCGACCACCGAGAGCGGAAAATTCGTCAACGGCGTGCTCCACACGCTCCTCAAACAGACCGAAAAGGCGAATTACGACCCCAAGACCGCGCCCAAAGACCCCGATTTGGGTGAAATAGAAAAGATCATGCGCACTCCTGAGCCCGTTGTCGAGGAGGAGACCGTCGACGCTGACTCGGAAGAAGGCAAGATCGCCAAGCGCTACGGGGTTTGGAAAGTGAAAGGAGACGAAAAAGAATGA
- the cheB gene encoding chemotaxis-specific protein-glutamate methyltransferase CheB, protein MTRVLVVDDSIFMRRVISDAINRESDMEVCGTASSGEEVLAKVRELKPDVVTLDIEMPRKNGLIALKELMSEAPTPAVMFSTLTSIGADATVLALEIGAVDFACKPEAITGESLSAIFQELIPKIRAASRAKFRPAPVRPAPVVRTPRTEMRAPTSQKTLLIASSTGGPKALMTLFESLPKNMTVPCVIVQHMPAGFTKSLAERLDRIGAFKVREANQEDALEPGVALMAPGGKHLELVNATKILLNDGPDRNGVKPCADYTFESAAKYIGANVLGVILTGMGRDGTAGALALKKAGATIFGESDQTCVVYGMPKSAKEAGATDGEFPIDQMGAAITAALSGGRRASA, encoded by the coding sequence GTGACCCGCGTTCTCGTCGTTGACGACTCGATTTTTATGCGCCGAGTGATCTCGGACGCGATCAATCGAGAGTCGGATATGGAGGTCTGCGGAACCGCATCGAGCGGCGAGGAAGTCCTCGCCAAGGTGCGCGAGCTAAAGCCCGACGTGGTGACGCTCGACATCGAGATGCCGCGCAAGAACGGCCTCATCGCTCTGAAGGAGCTGATGTCGGAGGCGCCGACCCCGGCGGTCATGTTCTCGACGCTGACCTCGATTGGCGCAGATGCGACGGTTCTCGCGCTGGAAATCGGCGCGGTGGACTTTGCGTGCAAGCCGGAAGCCATCACGGGCGAGTCCTTGTCCGCAATTTTTCAGGAACTGATTCCGAAGATTCGTGCCGCTTCGCGGGCTAAATTCCGCCCGGCGCCGGTTCGGCCAGCTCCGGTCGTTCGCACACCGCGAACCGAAATGCGCGCGCCGACCTCGCAGAAAACGCTTTTGATCGCCAGTTCGACGGGCGGACCGAAGGCGCTGATGACGTTGTTCGAATCGCTGCCCAAAAACATGACGGTCCCGTGCGTGATCGTCCAGCACATGCCCGCCGGATTTACCAAGAGCCTAGCCGAGCGACTGGACCGCATCGGTGCCTTTAAGGTGCGCGAGGCGAACCAGGAAGACGCGCTGGAGCCAGGCGTGGCCCTGATGGCCCCGGGCGGCAAGCACCTGGAACTCGTGAACGCAACCAAGATTTTGTTGAATGACGGACCGGATCGCAACGGCGTGAAGCCATGTGCGGACTACACGTTTGAGTCGGCGGCGAAGTACATCGGTGCGAACGTGCTGGGCGTGATCTTGACCGGAATGGGTCGAGACGGTACCGCTGGGGCCTTGGCCCTGAAGAAGGCGGGCGCCACGATTTTCGGCGAAAGTGACCAGACCTGCGTTGTGTACGGCATGCCCAAGTCGGCAAAAGAAGCCGGTGCAACCGATGGCGAGTTTCCGATCGACCAAATGGGTGCGGCGATCACCGCAGCGCTCTCAGGAGGTCGACGTGCAAGCGCCTAA
- a CDS encoding methyltransferase — translation MASFRSTKWVRRSPQRSQEVDVQAPNDIQWADFYRKLKTQTGIDFNLYKQNQLQRQILMLGEQRRMPGFEALVDLVLKSEDERRWFLDKLAINVTEVFRNPELWRDLEKIVKHELADGGRSIRAWSAGCSTGAEAYSLAAVLDKFAPGRPHKIVCTDIDETAMAQAKRGFLNRMEARMIPQEFEKYFEVTEDGANVIPKLKDFLTFQKHNLLADSYGVGYDLIICRNVLIYFVDEAKDQIFQRFYNALRPGGYLFLGSSERIYNTREIGFECPRPYFYKKPSEEKVWRNAS, via the coding sequence ATGGCGAGTTTCCGATCGACCAAATGGGTGCGGCGATCACCGCAGCGCTCTCAGGAGGTCGACGTGCAAGCGCCTAATGACATTCAGTGGGCCGATTTCTACCGAAAGCTGAAAACGCAGACGGGGATCGACTTCAACCTCTACAAGCAAAACCAGCTTCAGCGACAGATTCTGATGCTGGGCGAACAGCGGCGAATGCCCGGCTTCGAAGCTCTAGTGGACCTGGTGCTGAAGAGCGAAGACGAGCGGCGATGGTTCCTGGACAAGTTGGCGATCAACGTCACCGAGGTCTTCCGAAACCCAGAGCTGTGGCGCGACCTCGAGAAGATCGTGAAGCACGAACTGGCCGACGGGGGAAGATCGATCCGTGCGTGGAGCGCGGGATGTTCGACCGGGGCCGAGGCGTATAGCCTGGCGGCGGTGCTGGACAAATTTGCTCCCGGCCGACCGCACAAGATCGTCTGCACGGACATCGACGAGACGGCGATGGCCCAGGCCAAGCGGGGATTCCTCAATCGCATGGAAGCGAGGATGATTCCGCAGGAGTTCGAAAAGTACTTCGAGGTTACCGAGGACGGCGCGAACGTCATCCCAAAACTGAAGGACTTTTTGACCTTCCAAAAACACAATTTGCTGGCAGATAGCTACGGCGTGGGTTACGACCTGATCATCTGCCGCAACGTCCTGATCTACTTCGTCGACGAGGCGAAAGATCAGATCTTTCAGCGGTTCTACAATGCGCTCCGCCCTGGTGGCTACCTCTTCTTGGGGAGCAGCGAGCGCATCTACAACACCAGGGAGATTGGTTTCGAATGTCCGAGACCGTATTTCTACAAAAAACCTAGCGAGGAAAAAGTATGGCGAAACGCATCTTAA
- a CDS encoding HDOD domain-containing protein has translation MWDIKEVIKKASDLPSMPEVAFEVIRIADQADSSASTVAATLSRDPSLSARVLRLANSAFYGMARDVHSIQEAVVVLGMRTTKSLSLVAASFPWLQIALKGKGLSPKHLWNHCLACAYFSKMLAMRKTDMDAEQAFCIGLLHDIGTVALYLTLEDEFTAMTQTSLAGDKPFDQIERETLSFDHAELGATLAESWNLPKAYCRSIRFHHRPSEMEETDVLTDIIHIADIMVRERGIHENLPGTFYVRDEAAFERLGVEADVLNEWLDEALSKLSEAGGSAFAEAA, from the coding sequence ATGTGGGACATTAAAGAAGTCATCAAAAAAGCGAGCGATCTGCCGTCGATGCCGGAAGTGGCATTCGAGGTGATTCGCATCGCCGACCAAGCGGATTCAAGCGCTTCGACGGTTGCGGCGACGCTTTCTCGCGATCCGAGCCTCAGCGCTCGCGTTCTGCGATTGGCAAACTCTGCCTTTTACGGAATGGCGCGAGACGTCCACTCGATTCAGGAAGCGGTTGTCGTTCTCGGCATGCGCACCACCAAGAGCCTTTCCCTCGTGGCCGCCAGTTTTCCTTGGCTTCAGATCGCCCTTAAAGGCAAGGGCCTGAGCCCCAAGCACCTTTGGAACCACTGTCTGGCTTGCGCTTACTTCAGCAAGATGCTGGCGATGCGCAAAACCGACATGGACGCGGAGCAGGCATTTTGTATCGGTCTGCTTCACGACATCGGCACCGTGGCCCTGTACCTGACGCTTGAAGACGAATTTACGGCGATGACCCAGACGAGCCTGGCCGGAGATAAGCCATTCGACCAGATCGAGCGAGAGACCTTGAGTTTTGACCATGCCGAACTGGGCGCAACTCTGGCTGAGAGCTGGAACCTGCCCAAGGCATACTGCCGAAGCATCCGATTCCACCATCGCCCTTCGGAGATGGAAGAGACCGACGTGCTGACCGACATCATCCACATCGCGGACATCATGGTTCGCGAGCGGGGCATCCATGAGAACCTGCCGGGAACGTTCTACGTCCGCGACGAGGCCGCGTTCGAAAGGCTTGGTGTTGAGGCAGACGTATTGAATGAGTGGCTGGACGAAGCCCTCAGCAAGTTGAGTGAAGCGGGTGGAAGCGCCTTCGCGGAGGCGGCTTAA
- a CDS encoding acetyl-CoA carboxylase biotin carboxylase subunit, whose protein sequence is MLKKVLIANRGEIACRVIRGCRELGVKSVAIYSEADRDSLHVKLADEAICVGAGSNSDSYLNLANVLMATQISGAEAVHPGYGYFSERANFAVALEALGVKFIGPPTGAIEAMGDKASAKKAAIAVKCPVVPGSDGPVATDIEALKIAEKIGYPVLLKAVAGGGGRGIRKINAPDELPDAWKIATAEAQASFGSGEMLVEKFVENPRHVEIQVFGDQHGNMVYLGERECSIQNLRHQKIVEEAPYAQLPERIRKKMGEAAVRVAKSVGYQNAGTVEFLVDDKFNFYFLEMNTRLQVEHPVTEEITGYDLVHMMLKTASGEKLPITQKNIELKGHSIEVRVTAQDPDNDFAPSTGKITGWRAPMGRGVRMESHCYAGLTVSPFYDPLLAKLIVWGEDRADAVTKLQTALHEFEVEGIATNIPFLRRLCATPSWIEGKFDTGFVPKFLDGEAS, encoded by the coding sequence ATGCTGAAAAAGGTGCTCATTGCCAATCGCGGGGAAATCGCCTGCCGTGTCATTCGCGGCTGCCGCGAACTCGGAGTCAAAAGCGTCGCGATCTACTCGGAGGCCGACCGGGATAGCCTTCACGTCAAGCTCGCCGACGAAGCTATCTGCGTCGGTGCTGGTTCCAACTCCGACTCCTATCTCAACCTTGCCAACGTCCTCATGGCCACCCAGATCAGCGGAGCGGAGGCCGTTCACCCCGGCTATGGTTACTTCAGCGAGCGGGCCAACTTCGCGGTCGCGCTCGAAGCCCTTGGTGTCAAATTCATCGGTCCGCCAACCGGCGCGATCGAGGCGATGGGCGACAAAGCCAGCGCCAAAAAAGCCGCCATTGCCGTGAAGTGTCCGGTCGTCCCCGGCTCCGACGGTCCAGTCGCAACCGACATCGAGGCCCTCAAGATCGCCGAAAAGATCGGTTACCCGGTTCTCCTCAAGGCCGTCGCCGGTGGCGGCGGACGAGGCATCCGCAAGATCAACGCCCCCGACGAACTGCCGGATGCGTGGAAGATTGCGACTGCCGAGGCCCAAGCGTCGTTCGGCTCCGGCGAAATGCTCGTCGAGAAGTTCGTCGAGAATCCGCGCCACGTCGAAATCCAGGTCTTCGGCGACCAGCACGGCAACATGGTCTACCTCGGCGAGCGCGAATGCTCGATCCAAAACCTGCGCCACCAAAAAATCGTCGAAGAGGCTCCGTACGCCCAACTGCCCGAGCGCATCCGCAAGAAGATGGGCGAGGCCGCGGTGCGAGTGGCCAAGAGCGTTGGCTACCAAAACGCCGGTACGGTCGAATTCCTTGTGGACGATAAGTTTAACTTTTACTTCCTCGAAATGAACACAAGACTTCAGGTCGAACACCCGGTCACGGAAGAGATCACCGGCTACGATCTGGTTCACATGATGCTGAAGACGGCGAGCGGCGAAAAGCTCCCGATCACGCAGAAGAACATCGAACTGAAGGGTCACTCCATCGAGGTCCGCGTCACCGCCCAAGACCCCGACAACGATTTCGCCCCTTCCACCGGAAAGATCACGGGCTGGCGCGCGCCGATGGGCCGCGGCGTCCGTATGGAGAGCCACTGCTACGCGGGCCTGACCGTCTCCCCGTTCTACGACCCGCTTCTTGCTAAGCTGATCGTCTGGGGCGAGGACCGCGCCGACGCGGTCACCAAGCTCCAAACCGCCCTGCACGAGTTTGAGGTCGAAGGCATCGCCACGAACATCCCGTTCCTACGACGGCTGTGCGCAACCCCGTCCTGGATCGAAGGGAAGTTCGACACCGGCTTCGTGCCGAAGTTCCTGGACGGAGAGGCTTCCTAG
- a CDS encoding chloramphenicol phosphotransferase, which translates to MPPTGQIVILNGAPRSGKSSIAEAMVGWENLGVDRWMREHTPEEFRPGIGLRPGGERPDLESFIQESFRDFYKWIGDAARSGQNVVVDIGFHRWYSQPFDPFSGALRAWADLPVLVVGVRCPIETIMARRNAGGDGYAKSTVDEPVPAPVQRWQDTVHEGKAYDLEVDTSVLTPQECANLILAKLAG; encoded by the coding sequence ATGCCGCCGACGGGACAGATCGTTATCCTCAATGGAGCGCCACGCTCGGGCAAGTCGAGCATCGCAGAGGCGATGGTCGGCTGGGAAAACCTTGGCGTAGACCGATGGATGCGCGAGCACACGCCGGAGGAATTTCGACCGGGCATCGGATTACGGCCCGGTGGTGAACGGCCGGATTTGGAATCTTTCATACAAGAATCCTTTCGAGACTTTTACAAATGGATCGGCGATGCGGCGCGATCAGGACAGAACGTCGTCGTCGATATCGGCTTTCATCGGTGGTACTCCCAGCCGTTCGATCCGTTCTCAGGAGCCCTGCGGGCGTGGGCCGATCTGCCGGTTCTGGTCGTGGGCGTTCGATGCCCAATCGAGACGATCATGGCTCGACGGAACGCCGGGGGCGACGGCTACGCCAAAAGCACGGTCGATGAGCCGGTTCCGGCTCCGGTCCAGCGGTGGCAGGACACCGTTCACGAAGGCAAAGCGTACGACCTGGAGGTCGACACCTCGGTCCTGACGCCGCAGGAGTGCGCCAACCTGATCCTTGCCAAGCTAGCGGGCTAG
- a CDS encoding chemotaxis protein CheX, with amino-acid sequence MKAEYIAPFAEAATSVAEMIMGTPPQRGELSAKQVLFTALPVNILCGVNGDLEGLVMYSMSKDTAMKIAELMLGTAPRVFDQMVASAISELGNMITGNSSSIFSTKGIVCNITPPTLVRGNSIRISTFNVPTLVIPFNFDGVGAIEVNVSLRETKISLAA; translated from the coding sequence ATGAAAGCAGAGTACATTGCTCCGTTTGCTGAGGCCGCAACCTCGGTCGCGGAGATGATTATGGGCACACCGCCCCAAAGAGGAGAACTTTCGGCGAAGCAAGTTCTTTTTACCGCTCTTCCCGTTAACATCCTGTGCGGAGTTAATGGAGATCTCGAGGGCCTGGTCATGTATAGCATGTCCAAGGACACCGCGATGAAGATTGCCGAGTTGATGCTGGGTACCGCGCCGCGCGTGTTCGACCAGATGGTGGCTTCGGCGATCTCGGAGCTTGGCAACATGATCACGGGTAACAGCTCGTCGATCTTCTCCACGAAGGGAATCGTGTGCAACATTACGCCGCCGACGCTGGTTCGCGGAAACAGCATTCGAATTTCGACCTTCAACGTCCCGACGCTCGTGATTCCGTTCAACTTCGACGGAGTTGGTGCGATCGAGGTCAACGTTAGCCTTCGCGAAACGAAGATCAGTCTCGCCGCCTAA